In Fibrobacter sp. UWR2, the following are encoded in one genomic region:
- a CDS encoding histidine phosphatase family protein: MKTPFLKVFLGAAVASTMFLAACGDDNSTGLPPTPPASSADPTLSSSETVPVSSVTEPVSQGTDPLESSSSVALPPESSETVPPESSVSGYVAGTLEEEIAKDAPFVEASSANGTLTPVADLLASLQPTDRVIFVLRHARRGSGTGRETPLHNTGVKQAQALGAAIAEVNPTEPIFYAHSDYVRTQQTAQNIFVGRGGDAALFTSTIVPKLAGGGYVKNDSLLKLHAEEDFETNQIQTFANWMYNGVYEDAFNDLTQTSVAFLTQHILPAFPNEYRIGIMISHDMTIAPLVAYCTKHAVNFKAHENLDYWLGYVQGLAIVIAPDGSRTYYPVNGLYGEYAYLDGAVNRS, from the coding sequence ATGAAAACACCATTCCTGAAAGTATTCCTCGGCGCAGCCGTTGCTTCCACAATGTTCCTTGCCGCTTGTGGCGATGACAATTCTACGGGGCTTCCTCCTACGCCGCCGGCCTCATCTGCCGATCCGACGTTGAGTTCTTCTGAAACTGTTCCGGTAAGTTCCGTTACGGAGCCCGTATCCCAGGGGACCGACCCTCTGGAGTCATCCTCGTCTGTTGCGCTTCCGCCTGAAAGCAGCGAAACTGTGCCCCCGGAATCCTCCGTGTCGGGTTATGTTGCTGGAACCCTCGAAGAAGAAATTGCGAAGGACGCTCCGTTTGTTGAGGCCAGTTCTGCCAACGGCACGCTTACTCCGGTTGCCGACCTGCTGGCTTCGCTCCAGCCCACGGATCGCGTGATTTTTGTGTTGCGCCATGCACGTCGCGGTAGCGGTACCGGCAGGGAGACCCCGCTTCACAATACGGGCGTAAAGCAGGCCCAGGCCCTCGGTGCGGCAATTGCCGAGGTCAATCCGACCGAACCGATTTTCTATGCACATTCCGACTACGTGCGTACGCAGCAGACTGCCCAGAACATCTTTGTGGGCCGTGGTGGCGATGCCGCCTTGTTCACGAGTACCATCGTTCCGAAACTCGCTGGCGGTGGTTATGTGAAGAACGATTCTCTGCTTAAGCTCCATGCCGAAGAAGATTTCGAGACGAATCAGATTCAGACATTTGCCAACTGGATGTACAATGGCGTCTATGAAGATGCGTTCAACGACCTTACGCAAACGAGCGTTGCCTTCTTGACCCAGCACATACTGCCGGCATTCCCGAATGAATACCGCATCGGTATCATGATTTCTCACGATATGACGATTGCTCCGCTCGTGGCTTATTGCACCAAGCACGCCGTGAATTTCAAGGCCCATGAAAATCTGGACTACTGGCTCGGTTACGTGCAGGGCCTGGCTATCGTGATTGCTCCTGATGGCAGCCGCACGTATTACCCGGTGAACGGTTTGTACGGCGAGTACGCTTACCTTGACGGAGCTGTCAATAGGTCATGA
- a CDS encoding thioesterase family protein: MAIAMEETVNPMQFTQVFKVTPEMIDDNHHFNNVWSVKWIQDIAIAHSDSVGGTALMKSVGAGWMIHVQHVEYKNQAFLGDEIRGTTWVAAYGRVASLRKCRFERVSDGKVIFESETQWVLVDLNRGRPMAITDEMKKLYVEGV, encoded by the coding sequence ATGGCTATTGCGATGGAAGAAACTGTGAACCCGATGCAATTTACACAGGTGTTCAAGGTGACGCCCGAGATGATTGACGACAACCATCACTTTAACAACGTGTGGTCGGTCAAGTGGATACAGGATATCGCGATTGCCCATTCCGATTCTGTCGGCGGCACGGCCTTGATGAAGAGCGTGGGCGCCGGCTGGATGATCCACGTGCAGCACGTGGAGTACAAGAACCAGGCTTTTCTGGGCGATGAAATCCGCGGAACGACGTGGGTGGCGGCATACGGCCGTGTAGCGAGCCTGCGCAAGTGCAGGTTCGAGCGCGTGTCCGACGGCAAGGTCATCTTTGAATCTGAGACGCAGTGGGTGCTCGTGGACCTGAACCGCGGCCGCCCCATGGCCATCACCGACGAGATGAAGAAGTTGTACGTCGAAGGGGTGTAG
- a CDS encoding aldehyde dehydrogenase family protein produces the protein MNSPEEIFEAQGKKRWAVVNTTAKDRIVKLQKLRKAIVDRQQEFYDAVWADFHKPRTEAWLTEVFPALEEIDYNIAHLPDWMEDKPASWSWMFPLNRSVSHFEPKGRVLIMAPWNYPFLLFIAPVAAAIAAGNVIIAKPSHKTPRVSALLESLIADVFAKDEVAVVQGSGAEIGDKLLALPFDHMFFTGSPKVGAHVAECAAKVHAGITLELGGKSPVIVLDSTKIADAAKKIAWGKCLNAGQTCIAPDYVLCPRRLVQPLAEAVADNIRKMYGDTEEARRSSENFVRIVETRAAERHKALMEDAVGKGAKDVIGGAEFCDADARYTPATVLTGVTPDMLIMQSEIFGPILPIVAYDSLDEAIQFVQARPKPLALYIFGKSERDIDRVLRETTSGSTCVNHCILQIENLSVPFGGVGMSGTGNYHGVYGFKTFSHERNVMHQGAFDPLSCLYPPYYKAGDKGWRAKIQQIAKKILG, from the coding sequence ATGAACTCTCCGGAAGAAATTTTCGAGGCACAGGGCAAAAAGCGTTGGGCGGTCGTGAACACGACCGCGAAGGATCGCATTGTCAAGCTGCAGAAACTGCGCAAGGCGATCGTAGACCGCCAGCAGGAATTCTACGATGCCGTCTGGGCCGACTTCCACAAGCCGAGAACGGAAGCCTGGCTGACCGAAGTCTTCCCTGCCCTCGAAGAAATCGACTACAACATCGCACACCTTCCCGACTGGATGGAAGACAAGCCCGCCAGCTGGAGCTGGATGTTCCCGCTGAACAGGAGCGTAAGCCACTTCGAACCGAAGGGCCGTGTGCTCATCATGGCGCCGTGGAACTACCCCTTCCTGCTGTTTATCGCCCCGGTGGCGGCGGCCATTGCCGCAGGGAACGTCATCATCGCGAAGCCCAGCCACAAGACGCCCCGCGTGAGCGCCTTACTCGAATCGCTTATCGCAGACGTTTTCGCGAAAGACGAAGTCGCCGTCGTGCAAGGATCCGGAGCGGAAATCGGCGACAAACTGCTCGCCCTCCCCTTCGACCACATGTTCTTTACCGGGAGCCCGAAGGTCGGCGCGCACGTCGCGGAATGTGCCGCAAAGGTCCACGCGGGCATCACGCTTGAACTTGGCGGCAAATCGCCCGTAATCGTCCTCGATAGCACGAAGATTGCAGATGCCGCCAAGAAAATCGCCTGGGGCAAATGCCTGAACGCAGGCCAGACCTGCATCGCGCCGGACTACGTGCTATGCCCGCGCCGTCTAGTGCAACCGCTCGCCGAAGCCGTTGCAGACAACATAAGGAAGATGTACGGCGACACAGAAGAAGCCCGCCGCAGCAGCGAGAATTTTGTGCGCATTGTCGAGACCAGGGCCGCCGAACGCCACAAGGCGCTCATGGAAGATGCGGTTGGAAAAGGCGCGAAGGACGTCATCGGAGGGGCGGAATTCTGCGACGCGGACGCCAGATACACGCCCGCGACCGTGCTTACCGGCGTCACGCCCGACATGCTCATCATGCAGTCCGAAATATTCGGCCCTATCCTCCCGATTGTCGCCTACGATTCACTCGACGAGGCAATCCAGTTCGTGCAGGCCCGCCCGAAACCGCTCGCCCTATATATCTTCGGGAAGTCAGAACGTGACATCGACCGCGTGCTGCGCGAAACCACCTCGGGTTCCACCTGTGTGAACCACTGCATCTTGCAAATCGAGAACCTCTCCGTGCCCTTCGGGGGCGTGGGCATGAGCGGCACCGGAAATTACCACGGGGTTTACGGGTTCAAGACGTTCAGCCACGAGCGCAACGTGATGCACCAGGGAGCATTCGACCCGCTCTCCTGCCTATACCCGCCTTACTACAAGGCAGGCGACAAAGGCTGGCGTGCAAAAATCCAGCAGATTGCGAAGAAGATACTAGGGTAG
- a CDS encoding carbohydrate binding domain-containing protein, which translates to MIKQTLKVASLILLGASVAAMAQPKKPKTVVYKFFDEQYRPGGFDYSYGGTSKGVTITKDGGYKSKAALNIKLDPKEYSGASICLYNEFFDLNKYMLDSKVEFMIKGKHGGEAVKVGLLDEEVSDGKKTQVVLPMNKYIEGGAVTTDWKKVSIPLVDFPDRGLYWDNTRKSEFPARIDWDKIAEIRFSIDKSGASDFEIWVDNIEIVKGNKKAAPKKQIVYWDENNDVIDGPKNPEKLDGKVKPVANGTFYSDGLKGFSYSYGGLSAQREAQSKTPGNKNVLALYIDNNDWSGVTYSLGEGKYIDLSKVRNKGGLYFWIKGKLGGEKVYVGILDNQGNDIKSQTKVSLNDWIAGAKVGTDWKLVKIPLKKFVDKGKAWDANKQAEVAKDVQWNKIQEIRFSVGKGENQGEPGKPAPVTIFVDQITFTETIDWVDPDIKWDNWKSKEADLIISDFEGKFAKDKWEPSFGPKSKAEIEMPYKSSKLDGNSLFIKHFEMSDWVDFVLDFTKNTAAHDAKLRDWTKHWGIMFDVYSERAWQSITVQVGDAGNELFVSNTGVPRGRTTVIVPFRTFSKFPYYQPPNAKENGVFDLKNVVSIDFKPGGEGSNGSFEIDNIKLTNQREVKAAARPAVVKVDVKGTGDVINPNISGGLFGINAALWDGDMLDNPKFKVQTRDFVKRINHGIIRYPGGLRADDDHWKEILDNHDWMVDTDEFLEWLKKTGSNAMFTVNFGSGTEQEAAAWVKHTNIDKKAGIKYWEIGNEVYGNWHPYYEKYGKDGGTIYGKRARKFIEAMKKVDPTIKVAVLGVLDGQWNDNVLKETGDIADGIIVHHYPQHFGEENDFAMLSAPQDLVPIYSRLHKLVDKWTKHFNKDKKFELWLTEWNSVDFNPGPQTIALENGLFVADYLAMLATENVDNAQYWDIHNDITPEGGDYGYLTRSAEDCMNCPRPSFWAFQMASDALRGKLLKTVITGDKESLITTYYTENGKKKSLLVINKSPYSDYELKLDIPGFKGKATVQTLDKSSEKLKEGWANDPSKKAKKGVDVSKPIKVGKRTITLITIE; encoded by the coding sequence ATGATCAAGCAAACATTGAAAGTCGCGTCTCTCATCCTTCTGGGTGCTAGCGTGGCTGCAATGGCTCAGCCGAAGAAGCCGAAGACGGTCGTCTACAAGTTCTTCGACGAGCAGTATCGTCCGGGTGGTTTCGACTACTCCTACGGTGGCACCAGCAAGGGCGTGACCATCACGAAGGATGGCGGTTACAAGTCCAAGGCCGCCCTGAACATCAAGCTGGACCCGAAGGAATACTCCGGTGCATCTATCTGCTTGTACAACGAATTCTTCGACCTGAACAAGTACATGCTTGATTCCAAGGTCGAATTCATGATCAAGGGCAAGCATGGCGGCGAAGCCGTTAAGGTCGGTCTCCTTGATGAAGAAGTTAGCGACGGCAAGAAGACGCAGGTCGTGCTCCCGATGAACAAGTACATCGAGGGCGGTGCCGTCACGACGGACTGGAAGAAGGTTTCCATTCCTCTCGTGGACTTCCCGGACCGCGGTCTCTACTGGGACAACACCCGCAAGTCCGAATTCCCGGCCCGTATCGACTGGGACAAGATTGCAGAAATCCGTTTCTCCATCGACAAGAGCGGCGCATCTGATTTCGAAATCTGGGTGGACAACATCGAAATCGTGAAGGGCAACAAGAAGGCTGCCCCGAAGAAGCAGATTGTCTACTGGGATGAAAACAACGACGTCATCGACGGCCCGAAGAACCCCGAAAAGCTCGACGGCAAGGTCAAGCCGGTGGCTAACGGTACGTTCTACTCCGACGGCCTCAAGGGCTTCAGCTACAGCTACGGTGGCCTTTCTGCCCAGCGCGAAGCTCAGTCCAAGACCCCGGGCAACAAGAACGTGCTCGCCCTCTACATCGATAACAACGACTGGTCCGGCGTGACCTACTCGCTCGGTGAAGGCAAGTACATCGACCTTTCCAAGGTCCGCAACAAGGGCGGTCTCTACTTCTGGATCAAGGGTAAGCTCGGCGGCGAAAAGGTGTACGTCGGTATCCTCGACAACCAGGGCAACGACATCAAGAGCCAGACCAAGGTCAGCCTGAACGACTGGATTGCTGGCGCCAAGGTCGGCACGGATTGGAAGCTCGTGAAGATTCCTCTCAAGAAGTTCGTCGACAAGGGTAAGGCTTGGGATGCTAACAAGCAGGCCGAAGTCGCCAAGGACGTGCAGTGGAACAAGATTCAGGAAATCCGCTTCTCCGTGGGCAAGGGTGAAAACCAGGGCGAACCGGGCAAGCCGGCTCCTGTGACCATCTTTGTGGACCAGATCACCTTTACCGAAACCATCGACTGGGTTGACCCGGATATCAAGTGGGACAACTGGAAGTCTAAGGAAGCTGACCTGATTATCTCTGACTTCGAAGGCAAGTTTGCCAAGGACAAGTGGGAACCGTCTTTCGGCCCGAAGTCCAAGGCCGAAATCGAGATGCCGTACAAGAGCTCCAAGCTCGATGGCAACTCCCTCTTCATCAAGCACTTCGAAATGTCTGACTGGGTGGACTTCGTTCTTGACTTCACCAAGAACACTGCCGCTCACGATGCCAAGCTCCGCGACTGGACCAAGCACTGGGGCATTATGTTCGACGTCTACTCTGAACGTGCATGGCAGTCCATCACGGTCCAGGTCGGTGACGCCGGCAACGAGCTCTTCGTGTCCAACACCGGTGTGCCGCGTGGCCGTACCACTGTGATCGTGCCGTTCCGCACCTTCAGCAAGTTCCCGTACTACCAGCCGCCTAACGCCAAGGAAAACGGCGTGTTCGACCTCAAGAACGTCGTTTCTATCGACTTCAAACCGGGTGGAGAAGGCTCTAACGGTAGCTTCGAAATCGATAACATCAAGCTCACCAACCAGCGCGAAGTCAAGGCTGCCGCTCGTCCGGCAGTCGTGAAGGTCGACGTGAAGGGTACCGGCGACGTGATCAACCCGAACATCTCGGGCGGCCTCTTCGGTATCAACGCTGCCCTCTGGGATGGCGACATGCTTGACAATCCGAAGTTCAAGGTCCAGACCCGCGACTTCGTGAAGCGCATCAACCACGGCATCATCCGTTACCCGGGTGGTCTCCGTGCCGATGACGACCACTGGAAGGAAATCCTCGACAACCACGACTGGATGGTCGATACCGACGAATTCCTCGAATGGCTCAAGAAGACCGGCTCCAACGCCATGTTCACTGTCAACTTCGGTTCCGGCACCGAACAGGAAGCCGCTGCCTGGGTGAAGCACACGAACATCGACAAGAAGGCCGGCATCAAGTACTGGGAAATCGGTAACGAAGTCTACGGTAACTGGCACCCGTACTACGAAAAGTACGGTAAGGACGGCGGTACCATCTATGGTAAGCGCGCCCGCAAGTTCATCGAAGCCATGAAGAAGGTTGACCCGACCATCAAGGTGGCGGTGCTCGGCGTTCTCGACGGCCAGTGGAACGACAACGTGCTCAAGGAAACCGGTGACATTGCCGACGGTATCATTGTTCACCACTACCCGCAGCACTTCGGTGAAGAAAATGACTTCGCCATGCTCAGCGCCCCGCAGGACCTCGTGCCTATCTACAGCCGCCTGCACAAGCTCGTGGACAAGTGGACCAAGCACTTCAACAAGGACAAGAAGTTCGAACTCTGGCTCACCGAATGGAACTCCGTGGACTTCAACCCGGGTCCGCAGACCATCGCTCTCGAAAACGGCCTGTTCGTTGCTGACTACCTCGCTATGCTCGCCACCGAAAACGTGGACAACGCACAGTACTGGGACATCCACAACGACATCACTCCGGAAGGCGGTGACTACGGTTACCTGACCCGTTCTGCAGAAGACTGCATGAACTGCCCGCGCCCGAGCTTCTGGGCATTCCAGATGGCTTCTGACGCTCTCCGCGGCAAGCTCCTCAAGACCGTGATTACCGGTGACAAGGAATCGCTCATCACGACCTACTACACCGAGAACGGCAAGAAGAAGAGCCTCCTCGTGATCAACAAGAGCCCGTACAGCGACTACGAACTCAAGCTCGATATTCCGGGCTTCAAGGGCAAGGCCACTGTCCAGACGCTTGACAAGAGCTCCGAAAAGCTCAAGGAAGGCTGGGCAAACGATCCGTCCAAGAAGGCCAAGAAGGGTGTTGACGTGAGCAAGCCGATCAAGGTCGGCAAGCGCACCATCACGCTCATCACGATTGAGTAA
- the sufB gene encoding Fe-S cluster assembly protein SufB has protein sequence MSENYKYGFVTDIENEAFEKGLNEDIIRRASKLRGEPQFMLDFRLKAYEKLKTMELPNWGELSFAPVDLQDIVYYSAPKTKKSHEKIEDVDPELLATFEKLGIPLDEQKRLANVAVDAVFDSVSIYTSHKRKLMEMGILFCSISDAIKEYPELIEEYLGSVVPAGDNYFAALNSAVFGDGSFVYIPPGVKCPMDLSTYFRINNKEAGQFERTLIIADEGASVSYMEGCTAPEYSSKQLHSAIVELVAKDNASIKYSTVQNWYAGDRETGAGGVYNFVTKRGKCAGKNSRISWTQVETGSAITWKYPSCVLLGDNSVGEFYSVALTNGHMQADTGTKMIHIGKNTKSTIISKGISADYSSNAYRGEVSIRKSATGARNYTQCDSMLVGDKSAAHTFPYITVANASSTTEHEATTSRISEDQLFYFESRGIKREDAIQAMVGGFCKDVFKELPGEFATEARQLLTLKLEHSVG, from the coding sequence ATGAGCGAGAACTATAAATACGGGTTCGTGACGGATATCGAAAACGAGGCTTTTGAAAAAGGCCTGAACGAAGATATCATCCGCAGGGCATCCAAGCTCCGCGGTGAACCGCAGTTCATGCTCGATTTTCGCCTGAAGGCATACGAGAAGCTCAAGACAATGGAGCTGCCGAACTGGGGCGAACTGAGTTTTGCACCGGTCGACCTGCAGGACATCGTCTACTACTCCGCCCCGAAGACCAAGAAGAGCCACGAAAAAATCGAAGACGTGGACCCGGAACTCCTGGCCACCTTCGAAAAGCTCGGAATTCCGCTCGACGAACAGAAACGCCTTGCCAACGTGGCCGTAGACGCGGTCTTTGACTCGGTCAGCATTTACACCAGCCATAAGCGTAAGCTCATGGAAATGGGGATTTTATTCTGCAGCATTAGCGACGCCATCAAGGAATATCCCGAACTCATTGAGGAATACCTGGGCTCGGTCGTACCCGCTGGCGACAATTACTTCGCGGCGCTCAACAGCGCAGTCTTCGGAGACGGAAGCTTCGTGTACATTCCGCCCGGAGTCAAGTGCCCGATGGACCTTTCCACCTACTTCCGCATCAACAACAAGGAAGCAGGCCAGTTCGAACGCACATTGATTATCGCCGACGAAGGCGCGAGCGTGAGCTACATGGAAGGCTGCACCGCGCCGGAATATTCGAGCAAGCAACTGCACAGCGCCATCGTGGAACTTGTAGCGAAGGACAACGCCAGCATTAAATACTCCACCGTGCAGAACTGGTACGCGGGCGACCGCGAGACGGGCGCAGGCGGCGTGTACAACTTCGTCACGAAGCGTGGCAAGTGTGCGGGCAAGAACAGCCGCATCAGCTGGACGCAGGTCGAAACGGGTTCTGCCATCACGTGGAAGTATCCGAGCTGCGTGCTGCTGGGCGACAACTCCGTCGGAGAATTCTACAGCGTGGCCCTCACCAACGGGCACATGCAGGCCGATACCGGCACCAAGATGATCCACATCGGCAAGAACACCAAGAGCACGATTATCAGCAAGGGTATCAGCGCCGACTACTCCAGCAACGCCTACCGCGGCGAAGTGAGCATCCGCAAGTCGGCCACGGGTGCGCGCAACTACACGCAGTGCGACAGCATGCTCGTGGGCGACAAGAGCGCGGCACACACGTTCCCGTACATCACGGTCGCGAACGCCAGTTCCACCACCGAACACGAGGCCACCACGAGCCGCATCAGCGAAGACCAACTCTTCTATTTCGAGAGCCGCGGCATCAAGCGCGAAGACGCCATTCAGGCGATGGTCGGCGGATTCTGCAAGGACGTGTTCAAGGAACTGCCGGGCGAATTCGCAACCGAGGCAAGGCAGTTGCTGACACTGAAGCTCGAACACAGCGTCGGGTAA
- the glgB gene encoding 1,4-alpha-glucan branching protein GlgB: MDWNDFTSLTAENMQAIWNFDTRDPFSILGIHPLETDKGIKTVIRTYQPQASFVRGESCDGEVEFDFVKLGDTGFFEAILDMDYEPFFYNLIIKQGDKNEYTLTDPYAFQPVLSEFDRHLISTGTHYELYRKLGANLVEHQGFKGVQFAVWAPNAKSVSVVGSFNSWDGRRHQMRMLGSSGIWEIFIPNLGEGELYRFEIHGADGNLHVKVDPLAKLSEVRPATASITTHLDGYEWGDDLYMKTHWATKVFGSPMNIYEVHAGSWRRDPANPDRFLNWDELSETLIPYLKEMGYTHVEFLPLAEHPLDESWGYQVTGYYSPTSRYGTPDQFRHFVDLCHQNEIGVILDWVPAHFPKDAHALGRFDGTACYEHADPRQGEHPHWGTYIFNLGRNEVKNFLIANAMYWLKEFHCDGLRVDAVASMLYLDYGKGPGQWVPNKDGGNINYDTLEFLKHLNSIMGRLTPHAILIAEESTSFPSITRPPEQGGLGFHYKWNMGWMNDFLSYIEHEPIHRKYHHNQLTFSMVYAYSENFIQVFSHDEVVHGKGSMLGKMPGDNWQKFANLRLTYAFQYAHPGKKLNFMGNDFGQFREWNEKRSLDWHLISWDSHGKLLQMMKVLNHLYKENAPFWEIDHYYTGFEWIWCDDADNSIVSFVRKDDHGNQILCVFNFTPVVRNDYRLGAPTRGAWKEIFNTDSEMFGGSNVGNFGEVWTQDIPWQNRQWSLSIQLPPLAAVYFKLER; this comes from the coding sequence ATGGATTGGAACGACTTTACTAGCCTTACCGCAGAAAACATGCAGGCCATATGGAACTTTGACACAAGAGACCCGTTCTCTATTCTCGGCATCCACCCGCTCGAAACAGACAAGGGAATCAAGACCGTCATCCGCACATACCAACCGCAGGCATCCTTTGTTCGTGGGGAATCGTGCGACGGCGAAGTGGAGTTTGATTTTGTAAAGCTCGGCGATACCGGGTTCTTCGAAGCCATCCTGGACATGGACTACGAGCCGTTCTTCTACAACCTCATCATCAAGCAGGGCGACAAGAACGAATACACGCTGACCGACCCTTACGCCTTCCAGCCCGTTCTTAGCGAATTCGACCGCCACCTGATTTCTACCGGTACGCACTACGAGCTCTACCGCAAGCTGGGCGCAAACCTCGTGGAGCACCAGGGATTCAAGGGCGTGCAGTTCGCCGTATGGGCTCCGAACGCAAAATCCGTTTCCGTCGTCGGCAGTTTCAACAGCTGGGACGGCAGGCGTCACCAGATGCGCATGCTCGGCAGTTCGGGCATCTGGGAAATATTTATCCCGAACCTCGGCGAAGGCGAACTCTACCGCTTCGAGATTCACGGCGCCGATGGCAACCTGCATGTGAAGGTGGACCCGCTCGCAAAGCTCAGCGAAGTCCGCCCGGCAACCGCCTCCATCACCACTCACCTCGACGGCTACGAATGGGGTGACGACCTCTACATGAAGACGCACTGGGCAACGAAGGTTTTCGGATCTCCGATGAATATTTACGAAGTCCATGCGGGTTCCTGGAGGCGCGACCCGGCTAATCCCGACCGCTTCCTCAACTGGGACGAACTTTCCGAAACGCTTATCCCCTACCTCAAGGAGATGGGCTACACCCACGTAGAATTTCTGCCGCTCGCGGAACACCCGCTCGACGAATCCTGGGGCTACCAGGTGACCGGGTACTACTCCCCCACGAGCCGCTACGGTACGCCCGACCAGTTCCGCCACTTTGTGGACCTTTGCCACCAGAACGAAATCGGCGTGATTCTCGACTGGGTTCCGGCACACTTCCCCAAGGACGCTCACGCGCTTGGCCGCTTCGATGGCACCGCCTGCTACGAGCATGCCGACCCGCGCCAGGGCGAACATCCGCACTGGGGCACATACATCTTCAACCTGGGCCGCAACGAAGTCAAGAACTTCCTCATTGCAAACGCGATGTACTGGCTCAAGGAATTCCACTGCGACGGCCTGCGTGTGGACGCTGTGGCATCCATGCTCTACCTCGACTACGGCAAGGGCCCCGGCCAGTGGGTGCCGAACAAGGACGGCGGCAACATCAACTACGATACGCTCGAGTTCCTGAAGCACCTGAACAGCATCATGGGTCGCCTCACGCCGCACGCCATCCTCATTGCCGAAGAATCCACAAGCTTCCCGAGCATTACGCGCCCGCCGGAGCAGGGCGGCCTTGGCTTCCATTACAAGTGGAACATGGGCTGGATGAACGACTTCTTAAGTTACATCGAACACGAACCCATCCACCGCAAGTACCACCACAACCAGCTTACATTCAGCATGGTGTACGCCTACAGCGAAAACTTCATCCAGGTTTTCAGCCACGACGAAGTGGTGCACGGCAAGGGTTCAATGCTCGGCAAGATGCCCGGCGACAACTGGCAGAAGTTTGCGAACCTGCGTCTCACCTATGCCTTCCAGTATGCGCACCCGGGCAAAAAACTCAACTTCATGGGCAACGATTTCGGCCAGTTCCGCGAATGGAACGAGAAGCGTTCGCTCGACTGGCACCTTATCAGCTGGGATAGCCACGGCAAGCTCCTCCAGATGATGAAGGTCCTGAACCACCTTTACAAGGAAAACGCGCCCTTCTGGGAAATCGACCACTACTACACCGGTTTCGAGTGGATCTGGTGCGACGACGCGGACAATTCCATCGTGAGCTTTGTTCGCAAGGACGATCACGGAAACCAGATTCTGTGCGTGTTCAACTTCACGCCGGTGGTCCGCAACGACTACCGCCTTGGAGCCCCGACTCGCGGCGCCTGGAAGGAAATCTTCAACACGGATTCCGAAATGTTCGGCGGTTCCAACGTCGGGAACTTCGGCGAAGTCTGGACGCAGGACATCCCGTGGCAAAACCGCCAGTGGAGCCTGAGCATCCAGTTGCCGCCGCTTGCAGCCGTGTACTTCAAGCTCGAACGCTAG
- a CDS encoding fibrobacter succinogenes major paralogous domain-containing protein, with protein MKVLQRHSGLSSSSRRRGSIHLVLALFFAFFFLACGDDDSDFVTRPSDDSSSSVCKDCDDESSSSGKAKSSSSSDSETSMSSQKQGDGGSEAAMTSSSSKVPEPDEGSSSSAKSSSSSAKSSSSVTLATPCKTDSTDTCEYGELIDSRDGQIYKTVKIGDQWWMAENLNYETIRSYCYRDSVEYCAEYGRLYSWSAAMDSAGTWSENGKGCGYGITCSPTYPVRGVCPEGWHLPSRTEWENLFVAVGGSSNSGTVLKSTSVYSNTEPTDAYGFSSLFPGIMAHNWVFEEEKRLVFYRSSTENNTETAYAMTLNDVYKFGQVGACHNSKNDDNKNFGYSVRCIKDSQE; from the coding sequence ATGAAGGTCTTGCAGCGTCATTCTGGACTATCGTCATCCTCGCGTAGGCGAGGATCTATACATCTTGTACTTGCGCTTTTCTTTGCGTTTTTCTTTCTCGCCTGCGGTGACGACGATAGCGATTTTGTAACCCGGCCTTCGGACGACTCGTCGTCGAGCGTGTGCAAGGACTGCGACGATGAGTCTTCGTCCAGCGGGAAAGCGAAGTCATCTTCTTCGAGCGATAGCGAGACAAGTATGTCCAGCCAAAAGCAGGGAGATGGCGGCTCTGAGGCCGCCATGACGAGCAGTTCCTCAAAGGTCCCTGAGCCTGACGAAGGGTCCAGTAGCAGTGCTAAATCCAGCAGCAGTTCTGCGAAGTCGTCTAGTTCGGTGACATTGGCGACGCCCTGCAAGACCGATAGCACGGATACATGCGAGTATGGAGAGTTGATCGATTCTCGCGACGGCCAGATTTATAAGACTGTGAAGATTGGCGATCAGTGGTGGATGGCTGAAAACTTGAATTATGAGACAATACGGAGTTATTGCTATAGGGATTCCGTTGAATACTGCGCCGAGTATGGCCGACTTTATTCGTGGAGTGCTGCCATGGATAGTGCTGGTACATGGAGCGAAAATGGCAAAGGCTGCGGATATGGAATAACCTGTTCGCCGACATATCCTGTACGAGGAGTTTGTCCCGAAGGCTGGCACTTGCCATCGAGAACGGAATGGGAAAACCTGTTTGTGGCGGTCGGAGGCTCGTCAAATTCAGGCACTGTTCTCAAGTCCACGTCGGTTTACAGTAACACTGAGCCCACGGATGCCTATGGGTTCTCGTCACTGTTTCCAGGAATAATGGCACATAATTGGGTTTTCGAAGAAGAGAAACGCCTTGTTTTTTATCGAAGTTCAACGGAGAATAATACCGAGACGGCGTATGCTATGACTTTGAATGACGTCTACAAGTTTGGACAAGTGGGCGCTTGTCACAATTCAAAAAACGATGACAATAAAAATTTCGGTTACTCCGTCCGTTGCATTAAGGATTCCCAGGAATGA